The Nocardia sp. NBC_01503 sequence TGCCGGGCGGGTATTCGGTGGCGATGCTGCTCGACGGATGGGCGCTGCTCGGCCGCGCGGATCTGCGCGCCGCCGAGGATGCCATGCGCCGCTGGATGTCCGCCGCCGCCCTCGTGCGCCCGAGCGGCCAGGTGATCGTCATGGCCGATCCGGCGCTGGCGACCGTGCAGGCATTCCTGCGCTGGGATCCGGTGGGGCACGCCTACTTCGAGTTGAGCGAGCGCACCGAGGTGCGCTTTCCGCCCGCGGTGCGTTTGGCCGCCATCGACGGCACCACCGATTCGATCGCCGAATTGCTCACCGAGGCAAAGCTTCCCGAAGAGGTCGAGGTGCTCGGACCGGTCCCGCTGCCACCCGGAGCGCGCAAACCCTTCTCCTCCGGCGATTCTCCCGCCGAGGTCGAGCGCATGATCCTGCGCGTGGATCGCTCGGCCGGATCGGCTTTGTCCCGCGCCCTCTCGATCGCCCAGGCCGTTCGCAGCACCCACAAATCCGACGACCCCCTGCGCGTGCAGATCGACCCCGTCGATATCGGCTGATGGTGGCGCTCAGTCGCCGGTGAGTTCATCGCGGGGCAGGCCCGCCAGGATTTCCAGCGCGTTGAGGAATCCGCGCCGATCGGCGGCGGGCAGTTTGGCGAGCAGGCGGTTCTCCCGCGCCTGGATATCGGCCTGTGTCGCATCGCGTAGTCGCCGTCCCTCCGGGGTGAGGGCGAGGACGCGAGCGCGGCGGTCGGCCGGATCGGGTGTGCGTTCGATCAAGCCGCGCCCCTGCAGATCATCGAGGACCGCGATGATCCGCGTCTTGTCCGCGCCGATCTCCTGTGCCAGCACACCTTGTCCGCGCGCGGGCCCCTCATCCAATGCCAGCAGTACGACATACGCCCACATGCTGAGCCCGTGTGCCTCCAGGATCGGCTGCTCGGCCGCCATCAGGGCGCGGCCGAGCGGTGCGATCATGGCGGCCAGGTCTCGGCGCGGAGTCGTCATATGGACAAGATTATGCGGCCTTCCTATGCGGTCGCTCGATCGTGTCCCCGGCGCGAGTCAAGATCGCGTCCGGTTCGAAGCGATCGGCCTGCCATGAGTCGGTGCCGACCGCGACCCGCCCCCGCCAGGTCTTGATGATGTCGGTGTGCACCGGCCAGCGCACGAATCGGCGCATATCCCGCTCCGATTCCCAGACCGAGATGGACCCGCCGCGCCGCTCGGTGGGGCGCGCCCACAACCAGAGTCCGACCGCACCCTGCATGACCGGCCAGGTGCGGCCCAGTTCGAATCCGGTCTCGTAGACGCGCTGTGCCTCCGCATCGGTGGTCACCAGGAAGTCGGTGACGCTGACGAACACCGGACCGGAAATGCCTTGGCGTGGACCGGGATTCCAAGGCATGAGCACGGTGCCGTCGGAGAAGGTGTGCGAGATAGTAAGCATGTGCTGACGATAAGCGTATGCGTATCAATCTCGCAAGGGTGAAATCGACGCTCAGCGATATGCCGGTGCCACGCGCCGAGCCCATTCGGCGTAACTGGTCGCCGGGCGGCCGAGCACGCGCTCGACATCCGGGCTCACCTGCTGCTCCGCCGCGGTGGGTGCGCCGAGGATCGAAAGCGTGTGATCCGCAACGGATTCCGGCATGAATCGGAGCATGTTGGTCTTGGCCTGATCGCGAGTGAGTTCGACGAACCGCAGTGGCTCGCCGAGCGCCACGGCAATCGCCTCGGCCTGTTCGCGCGGTGTGACGACGGCTGGACCCGTCACCGTGTATGCCCGGCCGTGGTGACCCTCTTCGCGCAGTGCGGCCGCCGCCACCGCCGCGATATCGGCGGGATCGACCACCGGCAGTCCGACATCCCCGAAGGGGGCGGGCACCATGCGCTGCGTGCGCACGGGTTCGATCCAGGCGAAGGTATTGCTGGCGAACGCGCCCGGTCGCACCGCGGTCCATTCCAGATCCGAAGCGGCCAAAGCCTTTTCGAAGGCGATGGTGCGGGCGTAGCCATCGCTCTCCGGGCGGGTCACCGCGCCCTGTGAAGAGAGGAACACCACTCGCCGAACCCCCTGTGCGGCCAGGGTTTCCAGCATCTCGGTCGGCTCGGGCCCGGTGACGAGTTGTTCACCGGTAATGAGCAGGAACAGCGCGTCCGCCCCGGCCGCGACCTCTGCGAGGCTGGCCAGGTCGCCCACATTCCCGGTGCGATGCTCGACGCCCGCGGGCAGTTCCACGGGCTTCTCGCCGCGAGAAACCGCGACCACCTTCTCGCCCGCGTCGGCGAGAAGCCGCACTACAGCGCCACCGACATTGCCCGTTGCCCCGGTAACCACGATCATTTCCACTCCTGAGTTAGTTGGCTGACTTAGAAGAACCATAGGGGATATGACCGGGTGTTGTCTATAGTTAGTTGTATGACTAACTCAGTAAGTCGCGGCGCGGGCAAACGTGAACGTCTGGCCGATGCCGCGGCGAGGGTCTTCCACGAGCAGGGCGTGGAGAAGACCACCATCGCCGATATCGCCCGCGCGGCCGAGGTGCCCGTCGGCAACGTCTACTACTACTTCAAGACCAAGGATCAGCTGGTCCAAGCCGCGATCGGCGCGCACGACCGCACGCTGAAAGAGATCACTACGGCTCTGGAACAGTTCGGCACACCCGCCGAGCGACTCAAGGCTTTGGTGCGCGGCTGGGTCGACCAGCGCGATCTGGCGGTCCAATTCGGTTGCCCGTCCGGCACTCTCGCGGCCGAACTGGATAAACGCGCGGACGGCCTGGATCAGGAGATGGCCGAGGTCATGCGCGGCCTGCTGGACTGGATCGAAACCCAGTTCGCGGCGATGGGGCGCGCGGACGCGCGGGAACTGGCCGTCGCCCTGTTCGCTTCCTATCAGGGAATCTCCCTGCTCGCCAACACCTTCCGTGATCCGGAGATGATGGCGGGGGAGGGCGATCGCCTGGAACGCTGGATCGACTCGCTGGACTGGTGATGCGCCGGTTGGGCGGCGCGCACACTCCAGCGACGGTCCTCGCGAATGATGCGCACCGGGTGATCGAAAGCGGCGCTGATGTTTTCGGTGCTGACCACCTCATCGACCGGTCCGCTCACCAGGGCGCGGCCGCCGCGCAGCAGCATGGCGTGTGTGGTGCCGGGCGGC is a genomic window containing:
- a CDS encoding MarR family winged helix-turn-helix transcriptional regulator encodes the protein MTTPRRDLAAMIAPLGRALMAAEQPILEAHGLSMWAYVVLLALDEGPARGQGVLAQEIGADKTRIIAVLDDLQGRGLIERTPDPADRRARVLALTPEGRRLRDATQADIQARENRLLAKLPAADRRGFLNALEILAGLPRDELTGD
- a CDS encoding NAD(P)H-binding protein, whose protein sequence is MIVVTGATGNVGGAVVRLLADAGEKVVAVSRGEKPVELPAGVEHRTGNVGDLASLAEVAAGADALFLLITGEQLVTGPEPTEMLETLAAQGVRRVVFLSSQGAVTRPESDGYARTIAFEKALAASDLEWTAVRPGAFASNTFAWIEPVRTQRMVPAPFGDVGLPVVDPADIAAVAAAALREEGHHGRAYTVTGPAVVTPREQAEAIAVALGEPLRFVELTRDQAKTNMLRFMPESVADHTLSILGAPTAAEQQVSPDVERVLGRPATSYAEWARRVAPAYR
- a CDS encoding TetR/AcrR family transcriptional regulator translates to MTNSVSRGAGKRERLADAAARVFHEQGVEKTTIADIARAAEVPVGNVYYYFKTKDQLVQAAIGAHDRTLKEITTALEQFGTPAERLKALVRGWVDQRDLAVQFGCPSGTLAAELDKRADGLDQEMAEVMRGLLDWIETQFAAMGRADARELAVALFASYQGISLLANTFRDPEMMAGEGDRLERWIDSLDW